The DNA segment GTTCAGAAAGGCCTTGGCTTTTTTTAATGCGGAGGGAAAAATGAATGATCTGGACGACGGCCCTGAGCAACGGCCATTGTCGGAAAAAATGATCCGGCAAAAGATCTTAAGCATGTTGCCACATAAAACATTTGACCTGATACTTACCCATGCACCCGATGGCGAGTATACCAGACATCGCCGCCATGAGGAAATTGGAAGGGTTGTCATTAAACTTTGGAAGTCCGGGAAATTACGGGCGAATGAACTTTGGACATTCGCCTATGAAGACGGCAACAGAGGCTATTATCCAAGGGCAAAAATTTCGGCAGATTTATACCATGAACTCAGCGCAGCGACCTGGCAGAAAAAGTACAATATCATTACCGGTATCTATGGTTTTGATCCGGAAAGCTGGGAGGCCCGAACAACACCAAAATGCGAAGCTTTCCAGCAATTTACAAGTGCGGAAGAAGCGTTCAGACAACTGACGTCGGATAGAGAAAGGGTTTGGAAATGAAGGTCTTGGTGTTGTTTGATTATCCGTCTTCGCCAGGTGGACTCTCCACTCAGGGAGATTTGTTGTACAGAGGTTTAATGGAAGCAGGAGTAGAAACGCAAGCCGTTCATTTTCGATCTTCGCAGGAAAAGGAATGGTATTACCGATGGTTTAAACCGGATCTCGCGGTCGGGGTTGGCTATTGGGGATACACACCGCAATTGGTTCTTCATCCCGGTCAGTTTGGGATATTACCGTTGCCCTGGCTGGTAGCCGATGGTTACATTGCAAACCATCAGCAGGCCCTGAATGAATTGCCACTGATATTGGTGACCTCCCAATGGGTAAAGGAAATGTATGTTCGTGATGGGATCCGCGCCGAAATTATTGAAGTACTTCCGGTAGGCTGTGATACAGATGCTTTTAATCCCAAAGGTCAACAGGAAGAGAAAGTCCGGGTCCTGAGGGAGTCATTTGGGATCCATCCGGATCAGTTGATGATCCTGACTGCCGGTGGAGATGCCACTTCAAAAGGGGCCCAGGAAGTAATGCATGCGCTCGCCCGGATTGACAATGTGGTGCCCGATTGGAAATATGTGTGTAAGGTCTGGCCACAGCAAAGAACGCAGATCCAGAATATTGCAGATCTGAAACTGGCAAACGAATTGGGGATCAGTAGTAAGGTTTTTTATTCAACAGGGATTAATTCCAGAAATTTTATGCCTTATCTGCTCGCAGCCTGTGATATTTATGCCGCACCGTCTAGGCTGGAAGGCTTTGGAATGATCCAGGTAGAAGCAGGAGCTTGCGAAAAACCGGTCATTGGAATTAATGCAATGGGAATGTTGGATACGTTGATTCATGGGGAGACGGCATTGCTGGCAAATGTTGCTACAAAAATTGTGACGAATGAAGTGGTTATTCCGGATGAATGTGATCTTCAACAAGAATGTAAAGTGATTTTTGATCATCCCAGAACCGTTGATTACCGGGCGAATGTTCAGGACATTTCCAGGTACTTACAGGAACTGATGACTGATGAAAATCTGAGGGTAACCATGGGGAAAGCGGCAAGAAAACATGTCACAGCAAATTTTGATTACCGGGTTGTAGCGAAACGCTTTATAGAAATTGTAAACGAAAAACTAGGGATTTATTGAAATGGATGAGTTAGACTGGCAATTGGTTAGAAGGGCAGAAGAGGCCGCTGTTGAGGTTTTGCGCTACAACTCGATCGGTCCATATGATGGGCTTCCCCGAACGGCAGGATGGGGATATCCGGAGCCGTATACCCGGGATCTGTTGATTTCGGTTTTGGGAATTGTGCTGAGCGGAGACAGATCGCTGCTCGCAAGTGTCCGGAACGTACTGGAATCACTGGCAAAAAACCAAAGTCCTCATGGCCATATTTCTTCGCTGGTTCATGATAAAGAAGACAGGGGCGCAAGTGATACCACACCTTTATTTTTACTGGCGACCGGAATTTTCAGACAATGCTCGGATGAGCCCGGGTTTTTGGAACCTGCAGTTCTGCTGGCATTGACCTGGATGGAATATCAGCGGCCTACAGATGGAGGTCTGATTGCCCAGCAGCCAACGAGTGACTGGAGGGATGAACAGTGGGTGCCGGGATATGGTTTGTTTGTCAACACTTTGATGTATGCGGTGTACCGCATTTTTAATGAGCATAAAAAAGCGGAAGAAATCCTGCGGGAAATGAACAGGTTTAGCATCCGCCAGAAAGTACAGCACCATTATGTTCATGAAGGCCTGGCCTTAAAGCACAAACCCTATTATGCGCTATGGTCTTATAAAGTGTATAGCAGCGAACGTTTTGATCTTTTGGGGAACAGTATGGCGGTTTTATTTGGGATGGCTAAATTGTCAAGAGGAAGGAAGATGATGAGGTGGCTGGAAGGGGAATGTGCGGCAATGAGGAGAGCTGGATTGCTTGGTCCTGAACTTGCTCCGAACTTCTTTCCTTTTATTAAACCTGACGATCCGGATTGGCTTCCCCGTTATGAGCATTTTAACCTTCCGGGAACCTACCATAACGGAGGGATCTGGCCTTTTGTCTGCGGATTTCATATTGCAGCCCTGGTGGCGGTAGGTGCCTTTCGGTTAGCGGAAGCACAACTGATGGAACTGACCCGGATGATTAAAAGATCTGCTGATAAAACGAAAAACCTGGAATTCGGTTTCAATGAATGGTTATTGGCTAAAGATGGGCAACCTGCCGGACAGGATTGGCAAAGCTGGAGCGCAGCGATGTACCTCTATGCAGCGCGATGTGTGAAAGATAAAAAAACACCTTTTTTCGGGGAAATGAGAAAGTTCAAGGGATAACCAATAAATACCTGATTTGTGATAGGGCTTTGTGAATTTGTTAAAATTCATTAGCTTAGTATAAGAAGTTCAGTGTTTTACGTCTAAATCCAGATCGTATGTCTGAAATTAAAGAAAGGTTAAAAAATGAAAATGCGGAGATCAACAAAAGTTTGTTTGAGCAGGCCGCAGAACTCAAAAAGAAATCTGCTGAAATCAATGAAAAGCTGAAGGCAACCATAAAAGAGTGTGACAAGATTTTGCATCCGGAAAGATCAGAGAACCAAAGTAGCCCTAAAAAATAATAAGCAGGACCGGAAATCAAAAAATCAATTTTAACGGACTTTTTTAAAAGTAAATATTTTCAGGTTCCCGCCCATATAATTCCCCACCCAGGCTTCCAGTTGTTTGTCATTTTCATGAATCGCCAGTCCGACGGGTTTACCTGTACACCTGAGGGTATAGATCTTTTGGAAATGATCAGGATTGATCTTAAACACCTCGAGGGTGTTCCCTTTATAGCAGGTGACAAAAAGAAACTGCTGATTTTCGGAAAGTGCAATTGTTCTGGGTTGTAACCCGGTTTTTGCCTTAAACAGGACTTTTCCTGTTTTTGCATTTATACAGGCGATTTGAGACCCCGCATTGAAAGAGACAAATAAGCGGTCGGAAGTAGCCGTTAAAATATGCCTCGGGTTTAAAGGCACGACAAATGTTCTTTCCACTTTCCAGCTGCGGTTATGAATGACCATGATTTTATTGCTCCCCATGATCGCAACGTAGGATCTGTCACTTTTACTGTCGGTTGCAATCCCTCTGGGGGTGGCGGGCATTTTTAAACTGGCTATCTTTCTTCCATAGGGAGCAAGCGTATCATTCAATTTTAATATTGCAATGGTTTTAGCACTCCAGTTACTCACCAGCAGGTGACTTCGGTCTGCAGTTGCTGCAATCACTTTTGGCGTTTTTCCGGTTTTAATCAGCGGAAGTCCGATGGTGTCCCTGCGTTGTTTTTCCAGGTCAATTACCACGGCTTTTGTGTAAGCGATCTTCAGGTTGTCTTTGTTTAAAGCCAGTGTATCGGGAAAGATGGGAATGATGCCTCCGGCATTGTGTAAAGAAACCCATAAAGTCTTATTGAGGAAGCAGGCTTCAACGGGTTTTTCGGCAAAAGAAGCAATGGAATGACCTGTCGCGTAATCCAGTCCACTGGTCTTGGTTCGTTGAAACAAAATCTCCCTGCTGATCTTTTTTTCTGATTGACTAAATTCATAAATGCTGCCACCTTCCAGGTTAAGTGCGTATAATTTTGTTCCTTCGGGATTGAACAATACTGATTTCACGCCTGATGAAGAAGGTAGGGTTCTTGTTTCTTCAAAAACTAATTCTGAATACGTTTTTTCTACCCTGATGGTGTCTGATGACGGTTGGAAACCAAGTCCGGTCATCCATAAAATTCCGCTGAGATACAAAAGGTTTTTCAAAGCATCTTATTCTTTTTCATGACATTATGATCCAGCTGATCTCGCCCTGTGTAAGCTGTTTGGTTATTACCGCCTTCAGAAGCGGAATTTTGCAACCTGTTGCAGTGCCGGAAGAAGCCGGTGTTATAAAACACTTGTCTGAAGAATTGGTTTAGCAAAATTCCATTTGTCAGAAACTCTTTATTTGCGCGGCTTGTTTATATAAAGACCAATAGGGATGGAGGAGATATTATGGAAACATTTTCTGTGAAATTTAAGGCAGGAAGTCTGGACCTGGCTGCAATTGTTACCGCTTTTGATCACCACCAGCAGTTTAAAGTAGAAATGATTACCAGAGAACCTGAGCCCATCAGGCTGAAACGTTCCGTTAAGGGACAGTGGA comes from the Pedobacter sp. FW305-3-2-15-E-R2A2 genome and includes:
- a CDS encoding PIG-L family deacetylase — translated: MMEEVESKDKMVAVIVAHPDDETLWAGGTLLEESSWQVFIASLCRMGDQDRAEKFRKALAFFNAEGKMNDLDDGPEQRPLSEKMIRQKILSMLPHKTFDLILTHAPDGEYTRHRRHEEIGRVVIKLWKSGKLRANELWTFAYEDGNRGYYPRAKISADLYHELSAATWQKKYNIITGIYGFDPESWEARTTPKCEAFQQFTSAEEAFRQLTSDRERVWK
- a CDS encoding glycosyltransferase family 4 protein translates to MKVLVLFDYPSSPGGLSTQGDLLYRGLMEAGVETQAVHFRSSQEKEWYYRWFKPDLAVGVGYWGYTPQLVLHPGQFGILPLPWLVADGYIANHQQALNELPLILVTSQWVKEMYVRDGIRAEIIEVLPVGCDTDAFNPKGQQEEKVRVLRESFGIHPDQLMILTAGGDATSKGAQEVMHALARIDNVVPDWKYVCKVWPQQRTQIQNIADLKLANELGISSKVFYSTGINSRNFMPYLLAACDIYAAPSRLEGFGMIQVEAGACEKPVIGINAMGMLDTLIHGETALLANVATKIVTNEVVIPDECDLQQECKVIFDHPRTVDYRANVQDISRYLQELMTDENLRVTMGKAARKHVTANFDYRVVAKRFIEIVNEKLGIY
- a CDS encoding amylo-alpha-1,6-glucosidase; translation: MDELDWQLVRRAEEAAVEVLRYNSIGPYDGLPRTAGWGYPEPYTRDLLISVLGIVLSGDRSLLASVRNVLESLAKNQSPHGHISSLVHDKEDRGASDTTPLFLLATGIFRQCSDEPGFLEPAVLLALTWMEYQRPTDGGLIAQQPTSDWRDEQWVPGYGLFVNTLMYAVYRIFNEHKKAEEILREMNRFSIRQKVQHHYVHEGLALKHKPYYALWSYKVYSSERFDLLGNSMAVLFGMAKLSRGRKMMRWLEGECAAMRRAGLLGPELAPNFFPFIKPDDPDWLPRYEHFNLPGTYHNGGIWPFVCGFHIAALVAVGAFRLAEAQLMELTRMIKRSADKTKNLEFGFNEWLLAKDGQPAGQDWQSWSAAMYLYAARCVKDKKTPFFGEMRKFKG
- a CDS encoding YncE family protein, whose protein sequence is MKNLLYLSGILWMTGLGFQPSSDTIRVEKTYSELVFEETRTLPSSSGVKSVLFNPEGTKLYALNLEGGSIYEFSQSEKKISREILFQRTKTSGLDYATGHSIASFAEKPVEACFLNKTLWVSLHNAGGIIPIFPDTLALNKDNLKIAYTKAVVIDLEKQRRDTIGLPLIKTGKTPKVIAATADRSHLLVSNWSAKTIAILKLNDTLAPYGRKIASLKMPATPRGIATDSKSDRSYVAIMGSNKIMVIHNRSWKVERTFVVPLNPRHILTATSDRLFVSFNAGSQIACINAKTGKVLFKAKTGLQPRTIALSENQQFLFVTCYKGNTLEVFKINPDHFQKIYTLRCTGKPVGLAIHENDKQLEAWVGNYMGGNLKIFTFKKVR